The following proteins come from a genomic window of Aspergillus luchuensis IFO 4308 DNA, chromosome 3, nearly complete sequence:
- a CDS encoding uncharacterized protein (COG:S;~EggNog:ENOG410PGUH;~antiSMASH:Cluster_3.7) yields MLRKKEVYTNTISLPSNIPRQLAIDILHNHGEIISLNPLVISHHPIKAPRSAPADEYYSTWYEITERVRYVPGTISFRGCFHDEPWGLKTHTYAPMGVDLRNTYRIVEDPINDPSLELAVRESVRNNKGGLCLREDVEIECNLTLISFVKSQLRAASKVLVDRLIKKAELLDAGVLHGIMEDGVLRTYNPADRTHTAVMMQPDERSRRSSYQTPMSPSEYSRSESMTSQTPYAFAQQYRQGRKQEFTAELPADTYYPMSEPGKYKVPPDGGYPAELPAMNERPGG; encoded by the coding sequence ATGCTTCGCAAGAAAGAAGTCTACACCAACactatctccctcccctccaataTCCCCCGTCAACTAGCCATCGACATCCTCCACAACCACGGCGagatcatctccctcaaccccCTCGTCatctcccaccaccccatcAAAGCCCCACGCAGCGCCCCAGCAGACGAGTACTACTCAACATGGTACGAGATTACTGAGCGAGTGCGCTACGTCCCCGGCACAATCAGCTTCAGAGGCTGCTTCCACGACGAACCCTGGGGGCTGAAAACCCACACCTACGCACCCATGGGCGTTGATCTGCGCAACACATATCGCATTGTGGAGGACCCAATCAATGACCCGTCACTTGAACTTGCAGTTAGGGAGTCCGTGAGGAACAATAAAGGAGGACTGTGTCTGCGCGAAGACGTCGAGATCGAATGCAACTTAACACTGATTTCGTTCGTGAAGAGCCAGCTGCGCGCCGCATCCAAAGTATTAGTGGATCGCCTgatcaagaaggccgaaCTCCTCGACGCAGGTGTCTTGCATGGTATTATGGAAGACGGAGTGCTCAGGACGTATAACCCAGCGGATCGGACACATACAGCCGTGATGATGCAGCCGGATGAACGGTCACGACGATCGTCATACCAGACGCCGATGTCGCCGAGTGAGTATTCGCGGTCGGAGTCGATGACTTCGCAGACGCCCTATGCCTTTGCGCAGCAGTATCGGCAGGGTCGTAAGCAAGAATTTACGGCGGAATTACCGGCTGATACGTATTACCCCATGTCGGAGCCGGGAAAATATAAAGTACCACCAGATGGAGGATACCCGGCTGAACTGCCAGCAATGAACGAGAGGCCTGGAGGGTAG
- a CDS encoding type I iterative PKS (COG:Q;~EggNog:ENOG410PKPR;~InterPro:IPR016036,IPR016035,IPR016039,IPR042104, IPR014030,IPR011032,IPR013968,IPR013154,IPR001227, IPR032821,IPR014031,IPR006162,IPR014043,IPR020806, IPR020807,IPR020843,IPR020841,IPR009081,IPR029063, IPR036736,IPR036291,IPR013217;~PFAM:PF16197,PF00109,PF13489,PF13649,PF08240, PF02801,PF00698,PF06080,PF13847,PF14765,PF08242,PF08241;~SMCOG1022:Beta-ketoacyl synthase;~antiSMASH:Cluster_3.7;~go_function: GO:0016491 - oxidoreductase activity [Evidence IEA];~go_function: GO:0016740 - transferase activity [Evidence IEA];~go_function: GO:0016746 - transferase activity, transferring acyl groups [Evidence IEA];~go_function: GO:0031177 - phosphopantetheine binding [Evidence IEA];~go_process: GO:0055114 - oxidation-reduction process [Evidence IEA]), producing MGSATDIDSITTTMHGSLPSIASPIAICGMAARLPGGISNDKELWDFLLAKRDARSRVPSTRFELSAHLSESGKPGTTKTEHGYFLDESVDLGTLDTTFFSFTKHELEYIDPQQRQLLEVVRECFDSAGEVNYRGRDIGCFGASFGDDWFENMSRDEQMYGKYPLMVSGDFAIPNRVSYEYDLHGPSVSVRTACSSSLVALHQACLSIERGECSAAIVAGYNILLSPTMTLVMSAKGVLSPDGSCKSFDASADGYGRGEAVNAVYIKPLNDALREGNPIRAVIRGSAVNSDGKNAGFTVPSGSAQQDVIRKAYHVAGISDLSRTGFVECHGTGTSVGDPIEVLAIAESFGDQGMYIGSVKPNVGHSEGASGLTSLIKAVLAIEHRIIPPNIKFNTPNPRIPFAAKKIKVPVDATPWPEDRCLRASVNSFGMGGVNAHVVIESADSFTPPSSPLLEEGVPVPRLLFFSANTETSLDAMIEHNLAYLTSHPGSLRDLAYTLGARREHLPLRAASIIHSDMSATTTSFGKAPLVSPDIVMVFAGQGSQWPAMGFELYKCNATFRESLLQLDGFLHNLPDAPSWSIIEEISKDDVASNLHISSYSQPVCTAIQIALVDVLFKLNTVPHAVLGHSSGELAAAYAAGKVTAGQALISAFYRGVAAQKVTKIGFMAAVGMGIDETRPFLRPGVVIACENSPSSVTLSGDSDELQHVIQAIRMSRPDVLVRELKSDTAYHSGHMKAVGDAYHSLIEPFFADTPDPKSSRAHFYSTLEGDILPEGTTIGSKYWQSNLESPVLFHKALQKLVIGRSNRQLLFLEVSPHSTLAGPIRQTLDKAQMSHKYISCLICKRNCAESFLSALGQLYSQKCPLDFDALTNPDQKAKVLTDIPTYPWQHNYSSLYQPRHNKDWRFRKQQRHELLGIRVVDTTNNDPSWRNMIYPEQVPWLLDHRVSGNIVFPAAGYIMMAVEAVQQIAPIGIAGFVVRNMFLDTAMILIESIPTEIVTSLRRHRLENRWSFAISSHNGTSWIEHCSGEVARGHSLSQAESRHQNTLPRVVDLPSWYRTLSRGGLHFGSSFQGIENISCSTTTNLASGKVVSTLHDSTYYPIHPTKLDAFLHSVYCAVYKGFDWQVEMLPVPTSIAEINIIDCASDLAVTSWADVSKKDMIHVHAEAFGSDGALVLKVHEAILRPLGANQSEFSEDDRKHGARLVWRPSIQFLNLTDMIHTPPDWAAQTMLLNCLTSKCVEEALSRLEAEEVSSSTLHLRKYQNWLRQQPKTTSRQNIDCLVQQILETSAAPCARAMVKVLDNVVPICKGEIEALEVLMSDDTLTDIYNYVNQVDRAPFLNSLGHYQPQQRILEIGAGTGGTTAKVLSQTRYSTYTFTDISAAFFPAAKERFKTHQNMTFKALDISQDPLSQGFEPQSFDLIIAANVLHATPFLHQTLTNVRKLLHPQGKLLLEEVCGEAKFSNFITGLLPGWWAGEADGRPDEPYISPDRWEKVLRASGFNGLDDVAFDASPPLHNSAFMLASPCFPETPTNRHVTLITDTASSEISIQMQKQFRFRGYTVGIQGLEEPLPGGGDALVLLDTASPFFENLNANKLSTFQSFLRELQRSHSGALWATRSIQIGCTDPRFACTVGVARTVRSEFGIDLATCEVDTLKYTSLGLLIDVFEQFHNREHRQDAYREFEYVVWKDTVHIGRLYPFSVKEELKRIEEADVNSQGCRLTLDVGAPGMLESMTWTARLGERDHLLDDEIEIEVNAAGVNFKDIMISLGILELPSSSMGLEASGIVTRVGRHVQDLSVGDRVLALSPGAFATSIILPASRCIRAPESLSLEDAATMPLVFSTVIHALCDVGQLKATQTVLIHAGSGGIGLAAIQISQMIGATIYVTVGNEAKAEYLTTFHGIYREHIFNSRDSSFLDGVMRSTNGRGVDLVLNSLSGDLFQASCQCVAKCGKLVNLAKSSDLNHGQLSTKAFHPNMAYSVIDILDYIDCKPEEGKRLLGTIVDLYKEGHIRPITPVQTFVADDIKQCFVYMQTGQHIGKLRLSMKSQDTPIKPVFVPKTMSFRGNASYLLVGGLGGLGSGIARWMVEHGARHLIFLSRSANSEHSNQLFSELESQGCSITAVKGSVCVLADVKRAISSTTNLKGIFNISMVLQDTSLLHMSLDDWNAATGPKIQGTWNLHEASVCHDLDFFLLFSSMGGIFGIPGQANYAAANTFMDAFVQFRHCSRLPASVIDIGAVESIGHVASNPDILEQVKVLDCCRMTQRDLFNAVTIAISHSLPAHDNDSDSYSNPAQFITGFKDTSSILDSSSGQAAFSDSRLAPFVSNAADSRPISEKASTDKLKQFVSLAASDPLILTEPTATEFVGKEISKWVFDLLMKPVEDDSEIDLARSLVDVGLDSLAAVEMRSWLKASLGVDVSVLEIMAFPSLAAMGEHVVHALIRKFGNKE from the exons ATGGGCTCGGCCACGGATATTGATagcattactactact ATGCATGGTTCGCTGCCCAGTATAGCCAGCCCAATCGCTATCTGCGGAATGGCGGCGAGATTGCCGGGTGGGATTTCAAATGACAAGGAGCTCTGGGATTTTCTTCTGGCCAAACGAGATGCCAGGTCACGCGTCCCCAGCACGAGATTCGAACTTTCGGCCCATCTTTCTGAATCAGGAAAGCCTGGGACTACAAAGACTGAACACGGGTACTTCCTCGATGAATCTGTCGACCTTGGGACGCTTGACAccaccttcttcagcttcacgAAGCATGAACTGGAATACATCGACCCCCAGCAACGTCAGCTTCTGGAGGTAGTCCGCGAGTGTTTCGACAGCGCAGGAGAGGTCAATTATCGTGGAAGAGATATTGGATGTTTTGGGGCCTCGTTTGGCGATGACTGGTTCGAGAATATGAGCCGCGACGAACAAATGTATGGCAAATACCCACTCATGGTAAGCGGAGACTTCGCCATCCCAAACCGAGTCTCGTACGAGTATGATCTCCACGGACCAAGTGTCAGCGTTCGAACAGCCTGTTCCTCGTCGCTGGTCGCGCTTCACCAGGCCTGTCTTTCAATTGAGCGAGGAGAGTGCTCTGCCGCCATCGTCGCTGGATATAACATACTATTGAGTCCCACGATGACCCTGGTTATGTCTGCAAAAGGAGTGTTATCACCCGATGGTTCTTGCAAATCATTTGACGCAAGTGCCGATGGGTATGGCCGTGGCGAGGCAGTGAATGCCGTATACATCAAGCCTCTTAACGACGCCCTACGTGAAGGCAACCCTATACGTGCTGTTATAAGGGGTAGTGCCGTTAACTCCGACGGAAAGAATGCCGGGTTTACTGTTCCCAGTGGGAGCGCCCAGCAAGATGTCATTCGGAAGGCATACCACGTTGCTGGTATCAGCGACCTTTCCAGAACGGGGTTTGTCGAATGTCATGGAACCGGTACTTCCGTCGGAGACCCTATTGAAGTCTTGGCCATTGCAGAATCTTTTGGGGATCAAGGAATGTATATCGGGTCGGTCAAGCCAAATGTTGGGCACTCAGAAGGTGCGTCTGGGCTCACGTCTCTCATCAAGGCAGTGCTGGCGATCGAGCATCGCATTATTCCACCAAACATAAAATTCAATACACCAAACCCCAGGATTCCGTTCGcggccaagaagatcaaagtCCCTGTCGATGCCACTCCATGGCCGGAGGATCGCTGCCTCAGAGCTAGTGTTAACAGCTTTGGTATGGGGGGTGTCAACGCTCATGTGGTAATCGAGTCTGCAGATAGCTTCACTCCGCCGAGCTCACCATTGCTCGAAGAGGGCGTTCCAGTCCCAcgtttgcttttcttttcggcCAATACCGAAACTTCACTAGATGCAATGATTGAACACAATCTCGCATATTTGACTAGCCATCCTGGATCCTTGCGGGACCTTGCATACACTTTGGGTGCAAGGCGTGAGCATCTTCCCTTGCGGGCTGCGTCAATTATCCACAGCGACATGTCAGCAACCACAACTTCATTTGGAAAGGCACCCTTGGTTTCCCCAGATATTGTTATGGTGTTTGCTGGTCAAGGTTCTCAATGGCCAGCCATGGGATTCGAGCTCTACAAGTGCAACGCTACATTTCGTGAATCACTTCTGCAACTGGATGGGTTCTTGCATAATCTGCCAGATGCTCCTTCCTGGTCTATCATTGAGGAAATCTCCAAGGACGATGTAGCAAGCAACCTCCATATATCGTCCTACTCACAGCCAGTATGCACAGCGATTCAGATCGCGCTAGTTGACGTTCTGTTCAAGCTCAATACAGTACCCCACGCCGTGCTTGGCCACTCCTCCGGTGAGCTTGCTGCAGCATACGCTGCTGGTAAAGTAACCGCCGGCCAAGCTTTGATTTCGGCCTTCTACCGTGGAGTTGCGGCCCAAAAGGTCACAAAGATTGGCTTTATGGCTGCGGTTGGAATGGGAATCGACGAAACTCGACCTTTCCTGAGACCTGGTGTTGTCATTGCTTGTGAGAATTCGCCTTCTAGTGTCACACTCTCTGGTGACAGCGATGAGTTACAGCATGTCATCCAGGCCATTAGGATGTCAAGACCAGATGTTCTCGTTAGGGAACTTAAGAGTGACACTGCTTATCACTCAGGCCACATGAAGGCAGTGGGCGATGCATACCACTCACTCATTGAacccttcttcgccgatACTCCGGACCCAAAATCATCCAGGGCCCATTTCTACTCCACGCTCGAAGGTGACATACTACCGGAAGGGACTACGATCGGTTCTAAATACTGGCAGAGCAATCTAGAGTCTCCTGTTTTGTTCCATAAGGCCCTGCAGAAACTCGTCATCGGGAGAAGTAACCGTCAACTCTTGTTCCTTGAAGTTTCGCCACATTCTACACTCGCCGGCCCAATTCGCCAGACATTAGACAAAGCACAAATGAGCCATAAGTATATTTCGTGTCTGATTTGTAAGAGAAATTGTGCGGAGTCATTTCTTTCGGCGCTAGGTCAGCTGTATTCCCAGAAGTGCCCGCTGGATTTTGATGCCCTCACCAACCCGGATCAAAAGGCCAAGGTCCTCACGGATATTCCGACGTATCCTTGGCAGCACAATTACTCAAGCCTTTACCAGCCTCGGCACAATAAGGATTGGCGATTTCGCAAACAACAAAGACATGAGCTGCTCGGAATTCGAGTCGTTGATACCACGAACAATGACCCCTCTTGGAGGAACATGATCTACCCTGAACAGGTGCCCTGGCTTCTGGATCACAGGGTCTCTGGAAATATCGTCTTCCCGGCCGCAGGGTATATCATGATGGCGGTAGAGGCTGTGCAACAAATTGCCCCGATTGGGATTGCTGGATTTGTTGTGCGCAACATGTTTCTAGATACAGCCATGATTCTCATTGAGTCCATACCGACAGAAATCGTGACATCCCTGCGACGTCATCGCCTGGAAAACCGGTGGAGCTTTGCGATAAGTTCACACAATGGGACGTCGTGGATCGAGCACTGTTCTGGTGAGGTTGCGAGGGGACATAGTCTCTCCCAAGCAGAAAGCAGACATCAGAATACTCTGCCTCGTGTCGTCGATCTTCCTAGCTGGTACAGAACATTGAGTCGAGGTGGCCTTCACTTTGGCTCGTCTTTTCAAGGTATTGAAAACATTTCTTGTTCGACAACAACCAACCTTGCTTCTGGCAAAGTTGTCTCTACGCTACATGATTCTACGTACTATCCAATACACCCCACAAAATTGGACGCTTTCCTTCACAGTGTGTATTGTGCCGTTTACAAAGGTTTTGACTGGCAGGTTGAGATGCTTCCTGTTCCAACAAGTATTGCGGAGATTAACATTATTGATTGTGCGTCGGATTTGGCTGTAACGAGCTGGGCTGATGTCTCCAAGAAAGACATGATACACGTTCATGCCGAAGCCTTTGGATCTGATGGTGCCCTCGTACTGAAAGTACATGAGGCAATTCTCAGGCCTCTTGGGGCAAACCAGTCAGAGTTCTCAGAGGATGACAGGAAACATGGGGCGAGGTTAGTCTGGAGGCCAAGTATACAATTTCTCAACCTCACCGACATGATTCACACCCCACCAGATTGGGCAGCGCAGACGATGCTGCTGAATTGCTTAACATCGAAATGTGTTGAAGAAGCACTTTCTCGTCTCGAAGCTGAAGAGGTTTCTTCAAGCACTCTCCACCTCCGGAAGTATCAAAATTGGCTCCGACAACAGCCTAAAACGACATCCAGACAAAACATAGACTGTTTGGTTCAGCAAATCCTCGAAACCTCGGCAGCACCTTGTGCTCGGGCAATGGTGAAAGTGCTGGACAATGTCGTGCCCATATGCAAAGGCGAGATTGAAGCTCTAGAGGTCCTCATGAGCGACGACACTCTGAccgatatatataattacgtGAACCAGGTCGATCGAGCCCCATTCCTGAACTCCCTCGGGCACTACCAGCCCCAGCAACGTATTCTTGAAATTGGAGCAGGAACGGGAGGAACCACTGCCAAGGTTTTATCACAGACCAGATACTCAACTTATACGTTTACAGATATCTCAGCAGCTTTTTTCCCGGCAGCCAAGGAACGCTTCAAAACTCATCAAAACATGACATTCAAAGCCCTTGACATCTCCCAGGATCCGTTGAGTCAGGGTTTCGAACCACAGTCCTTTGACTTAATCATTGCAGCAAATGTATTGCATGCAACCCCTTTTCTGCATCAGACACTCACCAACGTTCGGAAGCTGCTTCATCCGCAGGGGAAGCTGCTCTTGGAAGAGGTTTGCGGTGAGGCAAAGTTCAGCAACTTTATCACCGGACTTCTGCCCGGTTGGTGGGCTGGTGAAGCCGATGGGAGACCGGATGAACCTTACATTTCTCCTGATCGGTGGGAGAAGGTCTTGAGAGCTTCTGGCTtcaatggccttgatgaTGTGGCTTTCGATGCATCCCCGCCGCTCCACAACTCTGCATTCATGCTTGCTAGTCCATGCTTTCCGGAGACCCCTACCAACAGGCATGTGACACTGATTACTGACACAGCGTCTTCAGAGATTTCCATTCAAATGCAGAAGCAGTTTCGCTTCAGAGGGTATACTGTTGGTATTCAAGGGCTTGAGGAGCCCCTACCTGGCGGGGGAGATGCCTTGGTTCTTCTGGATACAGCGTCTCCTTTCTTCGAAAATCTCAACGCCAACAAGCTGTCAACTTTTCAGTCGTTCCTGCGCGAGCTTCAGCGTTCTCATTCCGGAGCCCTGTGGGCTACTCGATCAATTCAGATAGGCTGCACAGATCCTCGCTTTGCATGTACCGTCGGTGTAGCGCGAACAGTTCGCTCAGAATTTGGTATTGATTTGGCGACCTGCGAGGTCGATACTCTCAAATATACCAGCCTGGGCCTTTTGATCGATGTGTTTGAACAGTTTCACAACAGGGAACATAGACAGGATGCCTACAGAGAATTTGAGTATGTAGTTTGGAAAGACACCGTTCATATAGGTCGTTTATATCCATTCTCTGTGAAAGAGGAGCTCAAACggattgaagaagcagacgtGAACAGTCAAGGTTGCAGATTAACCCTTGATGTCGGTGCCCCTGGGATGCTTGAATCCATGACCTGGACTGCTAGACTAGGAGAGCGGGATCATCTATTGGATGACGAAATTGAGATTGAGGTGAACGCCGCTGGCGTGAATTTCAAG GACATAATGATTTCATTGGGCATCTTGGAGCTACCAAGCTCGTCTATGGGACTGGAGGCTAGTGGGATTGTCACCCGAGTGGGTAGGCATGTTCAGGATCTTTCCGTTGGAGACAGGGTATTAGCCTTGAGTCCTGGCGCATTTGCGACGTCAATCATTCTTCCTGCATCGCGTTGCATCAGAGCTCCAGAGTCCCTATCACTAGAGGATGCTGCAACCATGCCCCTTGTATTTTCAACGGTGATCCATGCACTGTGTGATGTGGGTCAACTGAAAGCAACCCAG ACTGTCTTAATCCATGCCGGCTCTGGAGGAATAGGCCTTGCGGCGATTCAAATCAGTCAAATGATCGGAGCAACCATATACGTCACTGTCGGAAATGAGGCGAAAGCGGAGTACCTGACAACGTTTCATGGTATTTACCGAGAGCATATCTTCAACTCCCGTGACTCATCTTTCCTGGACGGAGTCATGAGGTCAACCAATGGACGGGGAGTTGACCTCGTGCTGAACTCGCTTTCCGGAGACTTGTTCCAAGCCTCCTGTCAATGTGTAGCCAAGTGTGGTAAACTTGTTAATCTTGCAAAATCGAGTGACTTGAATCATGGCCAATTGTCAACTAAGGCCTTCCATCCCAATATGGCCTACAGTGTTATCGACATCCTGGACTACATTGATTGCAAGCCGGAAGAAGGCAAAAG GCTACTGGGCACCATTGTAGACCTTTATAAGGAGGGTCACATCAGACCTATCACCCCTGTGCAGACATTCGTCGCAGATGACATCAAGCAATGCTTTGTGTATATGCAAACTGGTCAGCACATTGGGAAGTTACGGCTTTCCATGAAGTCGCAGGACACCCCTATTAAGCCAGTCTTTGTTCCCAAGACCATGAGCTTCCGAGGCAATGCGTCCTACCTCCTTGTCGGAGGGCTTGGTGGGCTGGGCAGTGGGATAGCACGCTGGATGGTTGAGCACGGTGCCAGACATCTCATCTTCCTGTCTCGGAGCGCTAATTCTGAGCATAGCAATCAGCTGTTCTCCGAATTAGAAAGCCAGGGATGTTCTATTACGGCAGTCAAAGGAAGCGTCTGTGTCCTAGCAGATGTAAAGAGAGCCATTTCATCCACTACCAACCTTAAAGGTATTTTCAATATCTCCATGGTTCTGCAAGACACGTCTCTGCTTCATATGTCATTGGATGACTGGAACGCTGCCACCGGGCCTAAGATACAAGGTACATGGAACCTGCACGAGGCAAGCGTTTGCCACGACCTTgactttttccttcttttcagCTCAATGGGTGGTATCTTTGGAATACCAGGACAGGCCAACTATGCAGCTGCAAACACTTTCATGGATGCATTTGTCCAATTTCGCCATTGCTCCCGCTTGCCGGCCTCTGTCATTGACATTGGCGCTGTCGAGAGTATCGGCCATGTTGCAAGCAATCCCGACATATTAGAGCAGGTCAAAGTGCTCGATTGCTGTCGCATGACTCAGAGGGATCTGTTTAACGCTGTGACAATTGCTATATCTCACAGCCTCCCTGCACACGATAACGATAGTGACAGCTATTCAAATCCTGCGCAGTTCATCACAGGGTTTAAGGACACAAGTAGCATCCTGGATAGTTCCAGTGGACAGGCAGCCTTTTCGGATAGCCGCCTGGCCCCTTTTGTTAGCAACGCCGCTGACAGCAGACCCATTAGCGAAAAGGCGTCAACAGACAAGCTCAAACAATTTGTTTCTTTGGCCGCTTCAGATCCGTTGATTCTGACTGAACCAACCGCGACTGAATTCGTTGGGAAGGAAATTTCAAAATGGGTTTTCGATCTGCTCATGAAGCCGGTTGAGGATGATTCCGAAATTGACCTTGCCCGCTCTCTCGTGGATGTGGGTCTGGATAGCCTTGCCGCTGTCGAAATGCGATCCTGGTTGAAGGCTTCTCTGGGAGTGGACGTTAGCGTGTTGGAGATAATGGCGTTTCCAAGTCTAGCGGCAATGGGAGAGCATGTAGTTCATGCATTGATCAGGAAATTTGGGAACAAGGAGTGA